One Silene latifolia isolate original U9 population chromosome 4, ASM4854445v1, whole genome shotgun sequence DNA segment encodes these proteins:
- the LOC141653062 gene encoding putative apyrase 7 has product MEPQSPSKSKLSVVGWFKLYRIVKCCLFFGFIVAILVICGVILHRFGIIGKGKVYFTVVVDCGSTGTRVNVYQWMTSVVRNGDLPVLLHSYPDELMKKHVWNNGCQYHCIQTEPGLDKFVGNYSQVKASLEPLIHWAEGLVPREIRGSTPIFVLATAGLRRIPLEESKSVLDDVECVVKEHSFKWKRDWIKVLSGREEAYYGWVALNYKMGYLKNASRLPTLGLLDLGGSSLQVVVETDDIRDDNHLLVSKIGPAEHQLMAYSLPAFGLNQAFDRSVNQVKLLEKDDSSEVKHPCLGSMYVSNYSCSSCSGPDSLVHLIGDPNWERCKILAHGAAMNSSISDWSDQEVLSSCRRNSANEGKNALNLFIGTNPGVRYHALSGFFVIYTMLNLTAKANLTNIWDKAEHLCSSTWADPSNVSRSQYCFKVLYLASLIDKGLCLGSADIIFGPGDISWTLGASLVKGEHIWKTGSGLTTSQYLELVSSPIFLFIILSVLLLVVYYSQIKLPMPRKRTDIVGLPLPSYTQSNHRPL; this is encoded by the exons ATGGAACCACAATCCCCATCAAAATCCAAACTTTCTGTAGTGGGGTGGTTCAAATTGTATAGAATTGTGAAATGCTGCTTGTTTTTCGGGTTTATCGTAGCGATTTTGGTAATTTGTGGGGTTATTTTGCATAGATTTGGTATAATAGGGAAAGGTAAGGTATATTTTACTGTGGTTGTGGATTGTGGGAGTACTGGTACTAGGGTGAATGTTTATCAGTGGATGACTAGTGTCGTGAGAAATGGGGATTTGCCAGTTTTGTTGCACTCTTATCCTGATGAATTGATGAAGAAACATGTTTGGAATAATGGTTGTCAGTACCATTGTATTCAAACCGAGCCGGGTTTGGACAAATTTGTTGGTAATTATTCGCAAGTGAAGGCGTCTTTGGAGCCGTTGATTCATTGGGCTGAGGGATTAGTGCCGCGTGAGATACGTGGTAGTACACCAATTTTCGTTTTAGCTACTGCAGGATTAAGGAGGATTCCACTGGAGGAATCAAAGTCAGTTTTAGATGATGTCGAATGTGTGGTTAAGGAGCATTCTTTTAAGTGGAAGAGAGATTGGATAAAGGTGTTGAGTGGGAGAGAAGAAGCATATTATGGTTGGGTTGCTTTAAATTATAAGATGGGTTATCTTAAGAATGCATCGAGATTGCCTACTTTGGGTCTTCTCGATTTGGGAGGGTCTTCGTTGCAAGTAGTTGTTGAAACAGATGACATTAGAGATGATAATCACCTTTTGGTGTCGAAAATTGGTCCTGCTGAACATCAACTAATGGCTTACTCACTGCCTGCATTTGGTTTGAATCAGGCCTTTGATAGATCAGTTAATCAGGTGAAGTTGTTGGAGAAGGACGATAGTTCCGAAGTTAAACATCCATGTCTTGGCTCTATGTATGTCTCAAATTATTCCTGCAGTAGTTGTTCTGGGCCAGATTCGTTGGTGCATTTAATTGGAGACCCTAATTGGGAGCGATGCAAAATACTTGCACATGGTGCAGCTATGAATTCAAGCATTTCGGATTGGTCTGACCAAGAAGTTCTGTCAAGCTGTCGAAGAAACTCGGCTAATGAGG GCAAGAATGCTCTCAACCTTTTCATTGGCACGAACCCTGGTGTGCGCTACCATGCTTTATCTGGATTCTTTGTTATATACACAATGTTAAATTTGACAGCAAAAGCCAATTTGACTAATATTTGGGATAAAGCTGAGCATCTATGTTCAAGCACATGGGCCGATCCAAGCAATGTCTCACGCAGCCAATACTGTTTCAAGGTGCTCTACTTGGCATCTCTTATTGATAAAGGTTTATGCTTGGGCAGTGCTGATATCATTTTCGGCCCCGGAGATATATCGTGGACATTAGGAGCTTCCTTAGTTAAAGGAGAGCATATATGGAAGACCGGCAGTGGACTAACAACATCACAATATTTGGAGCTTGTATCATCTCCCATATTTCTATTCATTATACTGTCAGTTCTGCTTTTAGTCGTTTACTATAGTCAGATTAAGCTGCCTATGCCTCGAAAGAGAACCGACATTGTTGGACTGCCTCTGCCTTCCTATACTCAGTCGAACCATCGACCACTTTAG
- the LOC141653063 gene encoding uncharacterized protein LOC141653063, producing the protein MEILWKMMILMMAVNLFTLSQATESPEYTTIHTDSDFDVRFYNDSVWMSARVNHRSFHQATKFGFHRLFQYIQGANLNNSRIPMTKPVLTSIIPGAGPLNSSAYSVRFYLPVKFQGDPPLPLPELNIKPVSLPGHCVAVRKFSGFARDRNVVEEAEKLAASLAKSPWANLTSSDSIHAYSIAQYDSPFRVIRRVNEVWVNIDGSESADCRSSGTTLYEEHALIGVVSSF; encoded by the exons ATGGAGATATTATGGAAGATGATGATTCTGATGATGGCAGTAAACTTGTTCACACTGAGTCAAGCAACCGAGTCCCCCGAGTACACAACGATTCACACTGACTCAGACTTTGATGTCAGGTTTTACAACGATTCCGTTTGGATGTCTGCCCGAGTTAACCATCGCTCCTTTCATCAAGCCACCAAATTCGGCTTCCACAG GTTGTTTCAATACATCCAAGGTGCCAACCTGAACAATTCCAGGATTCCAATGACAAAACCTGTACTAACCAGTATTATTCCGGGAGCTGGACCTTTAAACTCGTCAGCCTATTCTGTTCGCTTCTACTTACCAGTAAAGTTCCAAGGCGATCCACCACTCCCACTTCCAGAACTGAATATAAAGCCTGTATCGTTGCCAGGACACTGTGTTGCAGTCAGAAAGTTCTCTGGTTTTGCAAGGGACAGGAATGTTGTGGAAGAGGCTGAGAAATTGGCTGCCAGCTTGGCAAAGTCACCTTGGGCGAACTTAACCTCATCTGACAGTATACATGCGTATTCTATTGCGCAGTATGATTCCCCATTCAGGGTCATCAGACGTGTTAATGAAGTCTGGGTCAATATTGATGGCTCGGAATCAGCTGATTGTCGATCCAGTGGAACCACCTTATATGAAGAGCATGCATTAATTGGCGTAGTTTCTTCCTTCTGA